From a single Streptomyces misionensis genomic region:
- a CDS encoding sensor histidine kinase: MRLMPRWAGPLAVKAAVFITVMCCALAALLGVLVHVSVTNQTVGQARELALSRLADATHAYEAGDALLPNAGVDPEGLPGSLRSLAVSGQRGTMVSTHRGRPTMWAAGPVSGHRALAVEIDYSQQSRTIAGLDTSILWSSVLAIAATVLVGVFAVSRVTRRLHGTARVARRISAGDLDARVDDPRTKDPTLPQDEVAAVAAALDSMAASLQGKLLSEQRFTADVAHELRTPLTGLHAAAELLPPGRPTELVRDRVAALRTLTEDLLEISRLDTGRERLEADAEELGALAKRVVRASGTDTEIRVVRDALVETDRRRLERVLGNLVANAHKHGAPPVVLSVNGPVVTVRDHGGGYPGYLVAHGPQRFRTEGGARGHGLGLTIAVGQAEVLGARLSFRNAPDGGAVATLILPVAGR, translated from the coding sequence ATGAGGCTGATGCCCCGCTGGGCCGGGCCCCTCGCCGTCAAGGCGGCCGTCTTCATCACCGTGATGTGCTGTGCGCTGGCCGCGCTGCTCGGTGTGCTCGTGCACGTCTCGGTGACCAACCAGACCGTCGGGCAGGCCCGCGAGCTGGCCCTGTCCCGGCTCGCCGACGCCACCCACGCCTACGAGGCCGGGGACGCGCTGCTGCCGAACGCCGGGGTGGACCCGGAGGGACTGCCCGGCTCGCTGCGGTCCCTCGCGGTCTCCGGGCAGCGCGGCACGATGGTCTCCACGCACCGGGGGCGGCCGACGATGTGGGCGGCCGGGCCGGTCTCCGGGCACCGGGCGCTCGCCGTGGAGATCGACTACTCGCAGCAGTCCCGCACCATCGCCGGGCTCGACACCTCGATCCTGTGGTCGTCCGTGCTCGCCATCGCGGCGACGGTGCTGGTCGGCGTGTTCGCCGTGTCCCGGGTCACCCGGCGGCTGCACGGCACCGCGCGGGTGGCCCGCCGGATCAGCGCGGGCGACCTGGACGCGCGCGTCGACGACCCGCGCACGAAGGACCCGACCCTCCCCCAGGACGAGGTGGCCGCGGTCGCCGCCGCGCTGGACTCGATGGCCGCCTCGCTCCAGGGCAAGCTGCTCAGCGAGCAGCGGTTCACCGCGGACGTGGCGCACGAGCTGCGCACCCCGCTCACCGGGCTGCACGCGGCGGCGGAGCTGCTGCCGCCGGGCCGCCCCACCGAGCTGGTGCGGGACCGGGTGGCCGCGCTGCGCACGCTCACCGAGGACCTGCTGGAGATCTCCCGCCTGGACACCGGTCGGGAGCGGCTGGAGGCGGACGCCGAGGAGCTGGGGGCGCTGGCCAAGCGGGTGGTGCGGGCCTCGGGCACGGACACCGAGATCCGCGTCGTCCGGGACGCCCTGGTGGAGACCGACCGGCGGCGCCTGGAGCGGGTGCTGGGGAACCTGGTGGCCAACGCGCACAAGCACGGGGCGCCGCCGGTGGTGCTGTCGGTCAACGGGCCGGTGGTGACGGTGCGGGACCACGGCGGCGGGTATCCCGGGTACCTCGTGGCCCACGGGCCCCAGCGGTTCCGCACGGAGGGCGGGGCGCGGGGGCACGGGCTCGGGCTGACGATCGCGGTGGGGCAGGCGGAGGTGCTGGGCGCGCGGCTGTCGTTCCGCAACGCGCCGGACGGGGGTGCCGTGGCGACGCTGATCCTGCCGGTGGCCGGGCGTTAG
- a CDS encoding protein-tyrosine phosphatase family protein, with the protein MRTRGMQPDVPAPRSPWNEIVPGLWMGGHEYRARTGRLETAVVRDEFDVVQTLLRLPGYGPDPGVEHHMWPIPDGPLDGTQLAGVIRLARAANESLDAGRRVLVRCYHGYNRSGLVVAHALIQRGAAADEAIRVIRARRSAWALHNELFVAYLHAGLHTVRLLEELAE; encoded by the coding sequence TTGCGGACCCGCGGAATGCAGCCCGACGTGCCGGCTCCACGGAGTCCGTGGAACGAGATCGTGCCCGGTCTGTGGATGGGCGGGCACGAGTACCGGGCGCGTACGGGGCGGCTGGAGACGGCCGTCGTACGGGACGAGTTCGACGTGGTGCAGACGCTGCTGCGGCTGCCGGGGTACGGCCCCGACCCGGGCGTGGAGCACCATATGTGGCCGATACCGGACGGGCCGCTGGACGGCACCCAGCTCGCCGGTGTGATCCGGCTGGCGCGGGCGGCGAACGAGTCGCTGGACGCCGGCCGCCGGGTGCTGGTGCGCTGCTACCACGGCTACAACCGCTCGGGGCTGGTCGTGGCGCACGCCCTGATCCAGCGGGGCGCGGCGGCGGACGAGGCCATCCGGGTGATCCGGGCCCGCCGCTCGGCGTGGGCGCTGCACAACGAGCTGTTCGTGGCGTATCTGCACGCCGGTCTGCACACCGTGCGGCTGCTGGAGGAGCTGGCCGAGTAG
- a CDS encoding nuclease-related domain-containing protein has product MSGLRVVPARRGGRERLYVLRPDGGNIAWYDRDTGRVNLLGEDERDRVLEALKPFLTGPVTVGPPPVPTPAELARLSLHPDDDLAPNRPGEALLVALDRAPGPAHRLRPDPRRRALLAEQTVGDALDAMEGAGWHTLHSLPLPGGDRVHHLLIGPGGLFAVHALYARRARVRVADPTVTVGRRPAEPLLRLLRAQADRAAHALTAEVRPVLALTAPAGVTLTAVPRGVRVLADGELSGLTRLGGVLKPADVEALHALARDRRTWERV; this is encoded by the coding sequence ATGAGCGGTCTGCGCGTGGTGCCGGCCCGCCGGGGCGGCCGGGAGCGGCTGTACGTCCTGCGTCCGGACGGCGGCAACATCGCCTGGTACGACCGGGACACCGGCCGGGTGAACCTGCTCGGCGAGGACGAGCGGGACCGTGTCCTCGAAGCGCTGAAACCCTTCCTCACCGGCCCGGTGACCGTGGGCCCGCCCCCGGTCCCCACGCCCGCCGAACTCGCCCGGCTCAGCCTGCACCCGGACGACGACCTCGCGCCCAACCGCCCCGGCGAGGCCCTGCTGGTCGCGCTCGACCGCGCACCCGGCCCCGCGCACCGGCTGCGCCCCGACCCGCGCCGCCGCGCCCTGCTGGCCGAGCAGACCGTCGGTGACGCCCTGGACGCCATGGAGGGCGCCGGCTGGCACACCCTGCACTCGCTGCCGCTGCCCGGCGGCGACCGCGTCCACCATCTGCTGATCGGGCCCGGCGGCCTGTTCGCCGTGCACGCCCTGTACGCCCGCAGGGCACGGGTGCGCGTCGCCGACCCGACGGTCACCGTGGGCCGGCGCCCGGCCGAGCCGCTGCTGCGCCTGCTGCGCGCCCAGGCCGACCGGGCCGCGCACGCGCTGACCGCCGAGGTCCGCCCGGTGCTCGCCCTGACCGCCCCGGCCGGGGTGACCCTCACCGCCGTACCGCGGGGTGTACGCGTCCTGGCCGACGGGGAGCTTTCCGGCCTGACCCGGCTGGGCGGCGTGCTGAAACCGGCGGACGTGGAGGCGCTGCACGCGCTGGCGCGCGACCGGCGCACCTGGGAGAGGGTCTAG
- the ligD gene encoding non-homologous end-joining DNA ligase, whose protein sequence is MTPITEVAGRRVALSNLEKVLYPETGFTKAELVHYYATTADALLPHLRDRAVSFLRYPDGPEGQVFFSKNVPPGTPEWVTTAEVPRSSAEAPARMVVVQDLPSLVWAANLVTEFHTHQWLVRSPGEADRLVFDLDPGAPATVVQCCEVALWLRERLAADGIEAHPKTAGSKGLHLLAAVRGASSERTSEYAKALAVEAERALPRLVVHRMTKSLRPGKVFVDWSQNAARKTTATPYTVRARRTPLVSAPVTWDEVAECRSPAALEFRAGDIAARLQDHGDLLAPLLDPGRAAPLP, encoded by the coding sequence ATGACGCCTATCACAGAGGTGGCGGGGCGACGGGTGGCACTGAGCAATCTGGAGAAGGTGCTGTATCCGGAGACCGGCTTCACCAAGGCCGAGCTGGTGCACTACTACGCCACCACCGCCGACGCGCTGCTGCCGCACCTGCGCGACCGGGCGGTGTCCTTCCTGCGCTACCCGGACGGGCCCGAGGGCCAGGTGTTCTTCAGCAAGAACGTGCCGCCGGGTACGCCCGAGTGGGTCACGACCGCCGAGGTGCCGCGCTCGTCGGCGGAGGCTCCGGCCCGGATGGTCGTCGTACAGGACCTGCCGAGCCTGGTGTGGGCGGCGAACCTGGTCACCGAGTTCCACACGCACCAGTGGCTGGTGCGGTCCCCCGGCGAGGCCGACCGGCTGGTCTTCGACCTCGATCCGGGGGCGCCCGCGACGGTCGTGCAGTGCTGCGAGGTCGCCCTGTGGCTGCGCGAGCGGCTCGCGGCGGACGGCATCGAGGCCCACCCCAAGACGGCCGGGTCCAAGGGGCTGCACCTGCTGGCGGCCGTGCGCGGCGCCTCCTCGGAGCGGACCAGCGAGTACGCCAAGGCGCTCGCCGTGGAGGCGGAGCGGGCGCTGCCCCGGCTGGTGGTGCACCGGATGACCAAGAGCCTGCGGCCGGGGAAGGTGTTCGTGGACTGGAGCCAGAACGCGGCCCGCAAGACCACGGCCACCCCCTACACCGTGCGCGCCCGCCGCACCCCGCTGGTCTCCGCGCCGGTGACCTGGGACGAGGTCGCCGAGTGCCGCTCGCCGGCCGCGCTGGAGTTCCGGGCCGGGGACATCGCCGCGCGCCTCCAGGACCACGGCGACCTGCTCGCCCCGCTGCTCGACCCCGGCCGGGCCGCGCCCCTTCCCTAG
- a CDS encoding Ku protein: MRSIWNGAISFGLVSIPIKLVNATESHAISFRQIHTEDNGRIRYRKVCEVEDREVSQSEIGKGYEDADGTIIPITDEDLSHLPIPTARTIEIVAFVPADRIDPIQMGAPYYLAAGGAPAAKPYTLLREALKRGDKVAVAKFALRGRERLGMLRVADDALVMHALLWPDEVRAPEGVAPDANVTIRDKELDLAHALMDTLGEVDLDDLRDEYREALEEVIAAKAAGEALPEAPAPAAGGKVLDLMAALENSVRAARESRAPGSAGDAEVRSLRRGGGTPKETGARKSTATAKKTAAKKTTTTRKTAAQPARASKKSTAKSATDKKTQAKKTTSRKRPA, encoded by the coding sequence GTGCGATCGATATGGAACGGCGCCATCTCCTTCGGGCTGGTCAGCATCCCGATCAAGCTGGTCAACGCGACCGAGAGCCACGCGATCTCCTTCCGCCAGATCCACACCGAGGACAACGGCCGCATCCGCTACCGCAAGGTGTGCGAGGTGGAGGACCGCGAGGTCAGCCAGTCCGAGATCGGCAAGGGGTACGAGGACGCGGACGGCACGATCATCCCGATCACCGACGAGGACCTGTCCCACCTGCCCATCCCCACCGCCCGCACCATCGAGATCGTCGCCTTCGTGCCGGCCGACCGGATCGACCCGATCCAGATGGGCGCCCCCTACTACCTGGCCGCCGGCGGAGCCCCCGCCGCCAAGCCGTACACCCTGCTGCGCGAGGCGCTGAAGCGCGGCGACAAGGTCGCCGTCGCCAAGTTCGCGCTGCGCGGCCGCGAGCGCCTCGGCATGCTCCGGGTGGCCGACGACGCGCTCGTCATGCACGCCCTGCTCTGGCCGGACGAGGTACGGGCCCCCGAGGGCGTCGCCCCCGACGCGAACGTCACCATCCGCGACAAGGAGCTGGACCTCGCGCACGCCCTGATGGACACCCTCGGCGAGGTCGATCTGGACGACCTGCGCGACGAGTACCGCGAGGCCCTGGAGGAGGTCATCGCCGCGAAGGCCGCCGGCGAGGCCCTGCCCGAAGCCCCCGCCCCCGCGGCCGGCGGCAAGGTCCTCGACCTGATGGCCGCCCTGGAGAACAGCGTGCGCGCCGCCCGCGAGTCCCGCGCACCGGGCTCCGCGGGCGACGCCGAGGTCAGATCCCTGCGCCGCGGTGGCGGCACCCCGAAGGAGACGGGCGCCAGGAAGTCCACGGCCACGGCGAAGAAGACCGCCGCCAAGAAGACGACCACGACCCGCAAGACCGCGGCGCAGCCGGCGCGGGCGTCGAAGAAGAGCACCGCGAAGTCGGCCACGGACAAGAAGACCCAGGCGAAGAAGACGACATCGCGGAAACGGCCGGCCTGA
- a CDS encoding SCO4225 family membrane protein, whose translation MPNASPRRRAPRGPLRALPGPAVDNWPARGYLAVVAAALGFFLYAVYLTPDPGFAGIWPLMATAPLGLLLTAPAFADLPSWPGPLVFSAGVALCGLANATLLGLLVHRLRTPGTRSTA comes from the coding sequence ATGCCGAACGCCTCGCCCCGACGCCGCGCTCCGCGCGGGCCGCTGAGGGCCCTGCCGGGCCCCGCCGTGGACAACTGGCCGGCCCGCGGGTACCTGGCCGTGGTCGCCGCCGCGCTGGGGTTCTTCCTGTACGCCGTGTACCTGACGCCGGACCCGGGCTTCGCGGGGATCTGGCCGCTCATGGCGACCGCCCCGCTCGGCCTCCTCCTCACCGCACCGGCGTTCGCGGACCTTCCCTCCTGGCCGGGTCCGCTGGTCTTCTCCGCCGGTGTGGCGTTGTGCGGTCTGGCCAACGCCACGCTGCTCGGCCTGCTCGTCCACCGGCTGCGGACACCGGGGACACGCTCGACCGCCTGA
- a CDS encoding DUF2264 domain-containing protein, producing the protein MTRHLPRPFSGNPPHSRADWQRALLDLCAPLAGGFADDAALYAPGTAYPPRVAHLEATVRPLWGLAPLAAGGGRYDGWDRVRRAVAAGTDPRHPQYWGEPGAMDQRLVEASVLGFALALAPGELWEPLAPAERTRLAGWLRRAARAERVPDNNWHLFPVMAQLGLTSVGEPPEPGLAERALARVEDYYRGGGWYSDGPDDKPRDYYGPWALHLYTLLYTTLAPDADAEVVARVRERAALFAGEFRHWFAADGAALPFGRSLTYRFAQAAFWGALAYAGVEALPWGVLRGLWARNLRWWFRQPVCAPDGTLSVGYAYPNQFMSEQYNAAGSPYWAFKAFLPLALPAGHPFWARAEEPLPAPDAVHPQPQAGLLVQHGGGHTTALAACTADTWVRNAPAKYGKFAYSTAFGCSVATGPLGAEAAGADGTLLLSDDGLHWRSRVACASRSVTARRVHARWLPWPDVGVDTWLLPAGPGRHVRVHRLVTPRPLHTVEGGFAVPLDGAGTAGEGCGAWAGCGELDSSIRDVLDVRAAEVMLPDPNGHLLWPRTALPVLRGELAPGTHWLVADVCATVGGDGGRPAPLDWRALPGLPRALRAEPAPDRHGPAV; encoded by the coding sequence ATGACCCGTCACCTACCGCGCCCGTTCTCCGGCAACCCGCCGCACAGCCGCGCCGACTGGCAGCGCGCGCTGCTCGACCTGTGCGCACCGCTCGCCGGCGGCTTCGCCGACGACGCGGCGCTGTACGCGCCCGGCACCGCCTACCCGCCCCGGGTGGCCCACTTGGAGGCGACCGTACGGCCGCTGTGGGGGCTCGCTCCGCTCGCGGCCGGGGGTGGGCGGTACGACGGCTGGGACCGCGTCCGCCGGGCCGTCGCCGCCGGCACCGATCCACGGCACCCGCAGTACTGGGGCGAGCCCGGCGCCATGGACCAGCGGCTGGTCGAGGCGTCGGTCCTCGGGTTCGCCCTCGCCCTGGCGCCCGGGGAGCTGTGGGAGCCGCTGGCCCCGGCGGAGCGGACCCGGCTGGCCGGCTGGCTGCGCCGGGCGGCGCGGGCCGAGCGCGTCCCGGACAACAACTGGCACCTGTTCCCGGTGATGGCGCAGCTGGGCCTGACCTCGGTCGGCGAGCCGCCGGAACCGGGTCTCGCCGAGCGCGCGTTGGCCCGTGTCGAGGACTACTACCGCGGTGGCGGCTGGTACTCGGACGGGCCGGACGACAAGCCCCGTGACTACTACGGCCCTTGGGCGCTGCATCTGTACACGCTGCTGTACACGACGCTGGCCCCGGACGCCGACGCGGAGGTGGTGGCGCGGGTACGGGAGCGGGCCGCGCTGTTCGCCGGGGAGTTCCGGCACTGGTTCGCGGCCGACGGTGCCGCGCTGCCCTTCGGCCGCAGCCTGACGTACCGGTTCGCGCAGGCGGCGTTCTGGGGCGCGCTCGCGTACGCGGGTGTCGAGGCGCTGCCCTGGGGGGTGCTGCGCGGGCTGTGGGCGCGGAATCTGCGCTGGTGGTTCCGGCAGCCGGTGTGCGCGCCCGACGGCACGCTGTCGGTCGGCTACGCCTACCCGAACCAGTTCATGAGCGAGCAGTACAACGCGGCGGGCTCCCCCTACTGGGCGTTCAAGGCGTTCCTGCCACTGGCGCTGCCCGCCGGGCACCCGTTCTGGGCCCGCGCGGAGGAGCCCCTGCCCGCCCCGGACGCCGTGCACCCGCAGCCGCAGGCGGGCCTGCTGGTCCAGCACGGCGGCGGGCACACCACCGCGCTGGCCGCCTGCACCGCCGACACCTGGGTGCGCAACGCCCCGGCGAAGTACGGCAAGTTCGCGTATTCGACGGCCTTCGGGTGCTCCGTCGCCACCGGTCCGCTCGGTGCCGAGGCGGCGGGCGCGGACGGCACGCTGCTGCTCAGCGACGACGGCCTGCACTGGCGGTCCCGGGTGGCCTGCGCGTCCCGCTCGGTGACCGCGCGGAGGGTGCACGCCCGCTGGCTGCCCTGGCCCGATGTCGGCGTCGACACCTGGCTGCTGCCCGCGGGGCCCGGCCGGCACGTCCGCGTCCACCGCCTGGTCACCCCCCGCCCGCTGCACACCGTCGAGGGCGGCTTCGCGGTCCCGCTGGACGGCGCCGGCACGGCCGGCGAGGGCTGCGGCGCGTGGGCCGGGTGCGGCGAACTCGACAGCTCGATACGGGATGTGCTGGACGTGCGCGCGGCCGAGGTCATGCTGCCCGACCCCAACGGCCATCTGCTGTGGCCCCGTACGGCGCTGCCCGTCCTGCGCGGCGAGCTGGCGCCGGGCACCCACTGGCTGGTGGCCGACGTGTGCGCCACCGTCGGGGGCGACGGCGGCCGCCCGGCACCGCTCGACTGGCGCGCGCTGCCCGGCCTGCCCCGCGCGCTGCGCGCCGAACCGGCGCCGGACCGGCACGGCCCGGCCGTGTGA
- a CDS encoding FeoA family protein, whose product MSMVSVQLGARRKSGPSVPVDSGADARLSDLRPGTSGEITGIDESVEPSTARRLFDLGFAPGTEVTVLRRAPLGDPVVFQVVEYEIALRKEQAAGIRVRRTA is encoded by the coding sequence ATGTCGATGGTCTCAGTGCAGTTGGGTGCGCGCCGCAAGAGCGGTCCGTCCGTGCCGGTGGACTCCGGGGCGGACGCACGGCTTTCGGACCTGCGCCCCGGAACGAGCGGCGAAATCACCGGCATCGACGAGTCCGTCGAGCCGAGCACCGCCCGGCGCCTGTTCGACCTGGGGTTCGCCCCGGGCACCGAGGTCACCGTGCTGCGCCGGGCCCCGCTCGGCGACCCCGTCGTCTTCCAGGTCGTGGAGTACGAGATCGCCCTGCGCAAGGAACAGGCCGCGGGCATCCGGGTACGGCGCACCGCATGA
- the feoB gene encoding ferrous iron transporter B — translation MSAHCGPTGATTGTLDGGTRLALVGSPNSGKSTLFNALTGLRTKTGNYPGVTVARYEGTARVGKHEVVIEDLPGTYSLDPISPDEQVVADVLDPDNPDLGTPDGILVTLDATTLRRSLGLLAQVMRTGLPICVVLTFRDELARRGGTLDVAALRRALGVPVVAVTGGSRNDLAELQATLPDSASWERPVLPPPTDPAQRRAWVESLLATAGYQVPEVDQRTRRIDAVLLHPLWGTLIFFATMFAFFQIIFTVATPLQDAVQSVFDRLGTLVTEYVSNPLLAGFLGNALIGGLGSVVVFLPQIALLFLMISLLEGSGYLSRAAFLMDRLMARAGLEGRAFVALLSSLACAIPGIMATRSLPSAKDRFATMMGAPLMTCSARLTVYVLLTGLLVSPGTRVGPFGAQGVVMFALYLVGALSAMATAWVFKRFSSRGGPVLPFYMEMPSYRLPRPRSVADAIWSACKGFLAKVGRIILVVTVGLWLLLSLPMHSDAQLRSAGVDPADRTAVSAYEVDHSYAADIGHAIEPVFEPLGFDWRINVGVLGSLSAREVFVATLGQVAAAQNPDQPTEALTHMTYTDGPHQGQKLFTPATTAALLVFFLYALQCMSTIGVMRRETGSWRWPAVAFGYMFVLAWTMSFVTHTVVGALT, via the coding sequence ATGAGCGCGCACTGCGGCCCGACCGGCGCGACGACCGGCACGCTCGACGGCGGTACCCGGCTGGCCCTGGTCGGCAGCCCGAACTCGGGCAAGAGCACCCTGTTCAACGCCCTGACCGGCCTGCGCACCAAGACCGGCAACTACCCCGGCGTCACCGTCGCGCGCTACGAGGGAACCGCGCGCGTCGGCAAGCACGAGGTGGTCATCGAGGACCTGCCCGGCACCTACAGCCTCGACCCGATCAGCCCGGACGAGCAGGTCGTCGCCGACGTCCTCGACCCGGACAACCCGGACCTCGGCACACCCGACGGCATCCTCGTCACCCTGGACGCGACCACGCTGCGCCGCTCCCTCGGCCTGCTCGCCCAGGTCATGCGGACCGGCCTGCCGATCTGCGTGGTGCTCACCTTCCGCGACGAGCTGGCCCGCCGCGGCGGCACCCTCGACGTCGCCGCCCTCCGCCGCGCCCTCGGCGTGCCGGTCGTCGCGGTGACCGGCGGTTCGCGCAACGACCTCGCCGAGCTCCAGGCCACCCTGCCCGACTCCGCCTCCTGGGAACGACCGGTCCTCCCGCCGCCCACCGACCCGGCGCAGCGCCGGGCCTGGGTGGAGTCCCTGCTGGCCACCGCCGGCTACCAGGTGCCGGAGGTCGACCAGCGCACCCGGCGCATCGACGCCGTACTGCTGCACCCGCTGTGGGGCACGCTGATCTTCTTCGCGACCATGTTCGCGTTCTTCCAGATCATCTTCACCGTGGCGACACCGCTCCAGGACGCGGTGCAGAGCGTCTTCGACCGGCTCGGCACCCTGGTCACCGAGTACGTCTCCAACCCCCTGCTCGCCGGCTTCCTCGGCAACGCCCTGATCGGCGGCCTGGGCAGCGTCGTGGTCTTCCTCCCGCAGATCGCCCTGCTGTTCCTGATGATCTCGCTGCTCGAAGGCAGCGGCTACCTCTCCCGCGCGGCCTTCCTGATGGACCGCCTCATGGCCAGGGCCGGCCTGGAGGGCCGGGCGTTCGTCGCCCTGCTCTCCTCCCTCGCCTGCGCCATCCCGGGCATCATGGCCACCCGCTCCCTGCCGTCCGCCAAGGACCGGTTCGCGACCATGATGGGCGCGCCGCTGATGACCTGCTCGGCGCGGCTGACGGTCTACGTCCTGCTCACCGGACTGCTGGTGAGCCCCGGCACCAGGGTCGGCCCGTTCGGCGCCCAGGGCGTCGTCATGTTCGCCCTGTACCTGGTCGGCGCGCTCTCCGCCATGGCCACCGCCTGGGTCTTCAAACGGTTCAGCAGCCGGGGCGGCCCCGTACTGCCGTTCTACATGGAGATGCCGTCCTACCGCCTGCCGCGCCCGCGCTCGGTGGCCGACGCCATCTGGAGCGCGTGCAAGGGCTTCCTCGCCAAGGTCGGCCGCATCATCCTCGTCGTCACCGTCGGCCTGTGGCTCCTCCTCAGCCTGCCCATGCACAGCGACGCGCAGCTGCGCTCCGCCGGCGTCGACCCGGCCGACCGCACCGCGGTCTCGGCCTACGAGGTCGACCACAGCTACGCCGCGGACATCGGACACGCCATCGAACCCGTCTTCGAACCCCTCGGCTTCGACTGGCGCATCAACGTCGGCGTGCTGGGCTCGCTGTCCGCCCGCGAGGTCTTCGTCGCCACCCTCGGCCAGGTCGCCGCGGCCCAGAACCCCGACCAGCCGACCGAGGCCCTGACCCACATGACCTACACGGACGGCCCCCACCAGGGACAGAAGCTGTTCACCCCGGCCACGACGGCCGCGCTGCTGGTCTTCTTCCTCTACGCGCTCCAGTGCATGTCGACCATCGGCGTCATGCGCCGGGAGACCGGCTCCTGGAGGTGGCCGGCGGTCGCCTTCGGCTACATGTTCGTCCTGGCCTGGACGATGTCCTTCGTGACCCACACCGTCGTGGGCGCCCTGACATGA
- a CDS encoding NifU family protein has translation MTAVPMHPEPTTDPQTVRWVIPAGTLPLVGPITDAPAGLGTMLHSGTVAAIEVEPQAVLIRLAPDHTWTTIGPRVRDALGTALGHPDQWRPATTLTEDDLLHAALQDVLNGPAGDYIRSHGGEATIVSAQDRRAEVRLSGTCTHCPAADFTLHSRLESELRKRFPALLELRATEQPGRRRPGPTWLSLRRRGA, from the coding sequence ATGACCGCCGTCCCCATGCACCCCGAGCCCACGACCGACCCCCAGACGGTCCGCTGGGTCATCCCCGCCGGCACCCTCCCCCTCGTCGGCCCGATCACCGACGCCCCGGCCGGCCTCGGCACCATGCTGCACTCCGGCACCGTCGCCGCCATCGAGGTGGAGCCCCAGGCCGTCCTGATCCGCCTCGCCCCCGACCACACCTGGACCACCATCGGCCCCCGCGTCCGCGACGCGCTCGGCACGGCACTGGGCCACCCCGACCAGTGGCGGCCGGCCACCACCCTCACTGAGGACGACCTCCTCCACGCCGCCCTCCAGGACGTCCTGAACGGCCCGGCCGGAGACTACATCCGCTCCCACGGCGGCGAGGCCACGATCGTCTCCGCCCAGGACCGCAGGGCCGAGGTACGCCTCTCCGGCACCTGCACCCATTGCCCGGCCGCGGACTTCACCCTGCACTCCCGCCTGGAATCGGAACTGCGCAAGCGCTTCCCCGCCCTCCTCGAACTCCGCGCCACGGAACAGCCGGGCCGACGACGGCCTGGACCTACGTGGCTGTCGCTGCGACGGCGGGGGGCCTGA